The genomic interval TATTCTAAAAATAAGCAAAAGGACTTGATAAAACATAATCGCCAGCCTCTTTCAGGCTGGCGATTTTTAATATTAGGCGCCCATAAGGTCGTCTTGTTTTTCTGTGACAGCTTTCTGTCTGAATACCAACTCTTTGAAACTACCTTCATTGAGTACGGTATCTTCCTGGCCAAAGTGGCGAAGCATGTAGTAGCGGTCATTCTCCTTATTTTCTGTACGCAACCAGAGTGCTTCAAGGTTGAGCGCCGGGAATTTCAGCACGCTCAGTTCACCTTCTATCTCTTTTTCCTGTAAGCTGGATTTTATTTTTTCCATGCCATGTTCAATACGATGGAAGTAATTGTCGTCAGTGCTTACTTGTAATACCTCCGGATTTTCTTCCGAGGTAGCAAGGTCGTAAAGTGCTACCGGCTTTTTCTGATCCAGTTCTATCACACGAAGGGAACTGGGTCTTTCGGGAATGGCAATGTCCCTGTCGATGTCTTTCAGTCCGATGACATATGCATGATGGGCAAAGCTCAATTCCAGCTCGGCAGCGCTCTTGTCGGCCTTTAGATTAGGACGCTGTAAACGGATCAGCGGGCGAACCTCAGGGATTGGCTTGAGTAATTCCGGTTTGAATACGAGGTCTTTGATCCACATAAAGTAAAAGTGTTTTTTCGTGATGTAGCTATGTGTCCAGGAACCGCTGCCCTGATAGTTGGTGGAAAACTGGCTAACGGTGAGTACGCTCTTGCCATAGATCGGGTCGTCAATATGGAAATACTTCGTGTTTAATATTTTTGACACACCGTAAATGGCCATAAAATGTCCACCACCGCCAGACCAGCCTATGCGGGTACCCACCACAAGGCCGGCATCTATTTGCTCTTTAACGGCTTCCCAGGTCATTGTACCGCTTCTCAGTTCGACGAAGTTCTTGGTACGTGTCAGCGCCTTGTCGAGGTACCAGGGTACATTACAAGGGCCGGGAACCGGTGATGTACAGCAGGTCTGTCCGAGTTCGGCAGAGGCGATCTTACATTGTGTCCACGGATTTAGCAGTGCTGAATAGAAGAAGGACACACTTTTGGAGGTCGCCGCCCAGCACCAGTTGGACTGTGTCTGTGCTTCCATATTAAAGTTAAGCACTGTACTTGAGTAAAAGATGTTCCAGAGGTATAATTCATCTACAAAAGGTTTGTGAATTACCTGCTCCTGAAGATTTGTGAAATTCATGATG from Chitinophaga filiformis carries:
- a CDS encoding papain-like cysteine protease family protein → MNFTNLQEQVIHKPFVDELYLWNIFYSSTVLNFNMEAQTQSNWCWAATSKSVSFFYSALLNPWTQCKIASAELGQTCCTSPVPGPCNVPWYLDKALTRTKNFVELRSGTMTWEAVKEQIDAGLVVGTRIGWSGGGGHFMAIYGVSKILNTKYFHIDDPIYGKSVLTVSQFSTNYQGSGSWTHSYITKKHFYFMWIKDLVFKPELLKPIPEVRPLIRLQRPNLKADKSAAELELSFAHHAYVIGLKDIDRDIAIPERPSSLRVIELDQKKPVALYDLATSEENPEVLQVSTDDNYFHRIEHGMEKIKSSLQEKEIEGELSVLKFPALNLEALWLRTENKENDRYYMLRHFGQEDTVLNEGSFKELVFRQKAVTEKQDDLMGA